One window of the Triticum dicoccoides isolate Atlit2015 ecotype Zavitan chromosome 3B, WEW_v2.0, whole genome shotgun sequence genome contains the following:
- the LOC119277430 gene encoding uncharacterized protein LOC119277430: MAMRALALSPSQSSSFGLHQSMPSFKPSSASPARPVRAYAKADEQEEEEKKVPKQSLFGNITEALDFSQVRSEKDAELLYEARDSIKDEGRMTREQYAALRRKIGGTYKDFFKSYVEVDGEYVEEGWVDKTCKVCKKDTRGEPRQVDNLGRYMHVACAENSKPTNFFSKLFGR, encoded by the exons ATGGCCATGAGGGCGCTCGCGCTGTCCCCGTCCCAGAGCTCCTCATTTGGGCTCCACCAGAGCATGCCCTCCTTCAAGCCAAGCAGCGCCAGCCCTGCTAGACCAGTCAGGGCCTATGCGAAAGCAgatgagcaggaggaggaggagaagaaggtgcCCAAGCAGTCCTTGTTTGGGAACATCACCGAGGCGCTGGACTTCTCGCAGGTCCGGTCGGAGAAGGACGCGGAGCTGCTGTATGAGGCCAGGGATTCCATCAAAGATGAAGGAAGGATGACAAGGGAGCAG TATGCAGCCCTTCGGAGGAAGATTGGTGGCACCTACAAGGATTTCTTCAAGTCATATGTTGAAG TTGACGGAGAATACGTGGAGGAAGGTTGGGTGGACAAGACCTGCAAAGTTTGCAAGAAAGACACAAGAGGGGAGCCAAGGCAAGTTGACAATCTCGGAAGATATATGCATGTGGCGTGCGCAGAGAACTCGAAACCAACAAACTTCTTTTCCAAGCTCTTCGGCAGATGA
- the LOC119277429 gene encoding protein GRAVITROPIC IN THE LIGHT 1-like, which produces MPSTHAEDSTAPTTSLSLAAASSSSRRLFASSSSVRADRCSRTAVPEPATEQRLRREGSRSEAAMSRLARRNPPTPTEPTARKVRRTPSSLLLRISDICKVHSVGVAPTVGEKLKNNSTATATAESSEDGAHLKVHPHQASSSDNNDECLSQSSSAYCEEEVVEKLLDAISCLKVAYVNLQKAHVPYDPEEIVIAGERFASELEETANLQDLYLNMNEWSDPRYLSHISSRIQEYQDLVMDLQADICKKDSEIGWLRPELDELERKNMELEEKIVRNGSSREGCFTVRKGVSTEAFMDLHERSSKCIHDFAKFIFDWTKVSGWNLGLSTFAIDSQVACERRADKKYAVEAYFACVMLMADRDDHTSLDSVDCIMSFKDPFDALMTDPDSSFGRYCRAKYLVAVPQSMEDSFFGNLDHRAFVESGGHPRTPFYQKFVRMARYTWALLAVARSLNPRAEMFYVKSGVQFRKEHMESTPAKIIREEKFNVGFTVMPGFKIGCTVIKCRVYLSKLNALDF; this is translated from the exons ATGCCCTCCACTCACGCGGAAGATTCTACCGCGCCCACCACCTCACTCTCGCTCGCCGCTGCGTCTTCTTCTTCTCGCAGGCTTttcgcttcttcttcgtccgtccgtGCAGACAGGTGTTCTAGAACGGCCGTTCCGGAGCCGGCCACTGAACAAAG GCTGAGGAGAGAAGGTTCGCGGTCGGAGGCCGCCATGTCTCGCCTTGCGCGGCGGAATCCTCCGACTCCGACGGAGCCGACGGCGAGGAAGGTGAGGAGGACCCCGTCCAGCCTGCTGCTGCGCATCTCCGACATCTGCAAGGTGCATTCTGTCGGCGTCGCGCCGACCGTCGGTGAAAAGCTCAAGAACAACAGCACCGCCACCGCCACTGCCGAGAGCAGCGAAGACGGCGCGCACCTCAAAGTCCATCCCCACCAGGCGTCGTCCTCCGACAACAACGACGAGTGCCTCTCCCAGAGCTCCTCCGCCTACTGCGAGGAGGAGGTCGTCGAGAAGCTCCTCGACGCGATCTCTTGCCTGAAGGTGGCCTATGTCAACCTTCAGAAGGCCCATGTGCCGTATGATCCTGAAGAGATCGTGATCGCCGGCGAGCGTTTTGCGTCGGAGCTTGAAGAGACTGCCAACTTGCAGGATTTGTATCTGAATATGAACGAATGGAGCGACCCGAGGTATCTGTCTCATATAAGCTCTAGAATTCAGGAGTATCAGGACTTAGTGATGGACCTGCAGGCTGACATCTGCAAGAAAGACTCTGAAATCGGTTGGCTTCGACCAGAGTTGGACGAGCTggaaaggaagaacatggaactggAGGAGAAGATTGTCCGTAACGGATCGTCCAGAGAAGGATGCTTCACAGTCAGGAAGGGGGTGTCAACTGAAGCGTTCATGGATCTACATGAGCGTTCGTCAAAGTGCATCCATGATTTTGCAAAATTCATCTTTGATTGGACAAAAGTTTCCGGATGGAACCTCGGCCTATCCACATTTGCAATCGACAGTCAAGTTGCATGTGAGAGAAGGGCTGACAAGAAGTATGCTGTTGAGGCCTATTTTGCTTGTGTGATGCTTATGGCAGACAGAGATGACCATACATCCCTGGATTCAGTTGACTGTATCATGAGCTTCAAAGATCCATTTGACGCTCTCATGACTGATCCAGATTCCAGTTTCGGGAGATATTGCAGAGCAAAGTATCTAGTGGCTGTGCCCCAGAGCATGGAGGATTCCTTCTTCGGGAACTTGGATCACAGAGCATTTGTAGAGAGCGGCGGTCATCCAAGGACGCCATTTTACCAGAAATTTGTGAGGATGGCAAGATATACATGGGCACTACTCGCAGTTGCTCGTTCTCTGAATCCCAGAGCTGAAATGTTTTATGTCAAGAGTGGTGTTCAGTTTCGGAAGGAACACATGGAAAGTACTCCAGCCAAGATTATCAGAGAAGAGAAGTTCAATGTTGGGTTTACAGTCATGCCGGGGTTTAAGATCGGGTGCACTGTCATCAAATGCAGGGTTTACTTGAGTAAGCTTAATGCCTTGGACTTCTGA
- the LOC119274208 gene encoding RING-H2 finger protein ATL56-like has product MVDSGVAIALGVVGFLVVVLAIAWAVRCAVARRHAEEAKEAVGVGAGLLDKEAVVVDVETKREEPLCAICKGPLAVGGGRCRRLRACGHVYHAECVDLWLQRKPICPLCRASVVLSRTDIVDAIV; this is encoded by the coding sequence ATGGTTGACTCCGGCGTGGCGATAGCTCTCGGCGTGGTCGGGTTCCTCGTGGTGGTGCTCGCGATCGCCTGGGCAGTGCGCTGCGCCGTCGCCCGGCGCCACGCCGAGGAGGCGAAGGAGGCCGTCGGCGTCGGCGCGGGGCTGCTGGACAAGGAGGCCGTCGTCGTCGACGTCGAGACCAAGCGCGAGGAGCCGCTCTGCGCGATATGCAAGGGGCCGCTGGCGGTGGGCGGGGGCAGGTGCCGGCGGCTGCGCGCGTGCGGCCACGTCTACCACGCCGAGTGCGTCGACCTGTGGCTCCAGCGGAAGCCGATCTGCCCGCTGTGCCGGGCCAGCGTCGTGCTGTCGCGGACGGACATCGTCGACGCGATCGTGTGA